In the genome of Myxococcus guangdongensis, the window AACCCGAAGGGCGAGCTCTTGAATTCTCCCGCGAACCACCGGTACGTGCGCACCCCGCCGGGCGGCACCGTCTGCACCGCGTTGAGGCCCACGTTGGCGCCGTCATCCACGTTCACGTCGTAGTTGACGAGCTGCGGATGCAGCGACACGTGGTTCGACATCCGCACCTGGTTCACGTTGAAGTAGGGCGTGATGGCGGCGTGGTGCGCCCAGGTGTCCAGCTTCGACAGCGAGCCCGAGGGCAACCGGTTGGTCAGCACCACCTGGACGCACTCGCCCGCGCGGGCGCGGAGGATGAGCGGCTCGGGCTTGCGGGTGCCGTTCTTCAGCGCGGGCAGGTGCGCGTCCTGCGCGAAGATGATGGCGTCCGGGTCGTAGATCTTGTGCAGGTCGTTGTAGACGAGCCGCTTGCCGTACAACCACGTCTTCGCGTCGATGGCGGACACCCGGTACAGCCGCACCGGCGCGCCCTTGGGGCACGAGTCCGTCTTGACGGGCTTGATGCCGAACCAGCCGAGTTCCTCGTATTTGAGCACCAGGTCCTTGTCGATGCGCATCATCCCGTCGCGGTCCGCCATGACGTGCTCGACCAGGCGCGGCTTCACCGGCTTGCCTTCCTCGTCCACCTCGTAGGAGTCCTGGACGGAGTCGCGCTCCTTCTCCGGGTCCATCACCTCCAGGCCCGCCTCCTCGGGCAGGTCGAGCAGCTCCATGGGCGGGTACGCCTGCGCCTGGGGCTCCGCCGCGCCGCGCGTGGTGAAGATCTGCAGCTTCGGGTTCTCGTCCGCCGCCAGCATCGCCACGTCCGCCAGCGAGCGCAGGCCGCGCTGCCGGTGCTTGTACGTGCGGAGGATGCCCCACAAGCCGTTCCACAAATCGCCCGTGGACGCGCTCATGTACATGTAGTCCGCCGTCTCGTACGGGCCGATGATCTGCGGCAGGCCTCCCGTCAGGTTGAACTCGAAGTGCTCGGAGATGCCGATGGCCTGCGCGTTGTAGTAGCCGCTGTCCGGGTCATACATCTCCTTGAGCCACTTGTTGCCGTGCAGCGTGAAGGAGTGCTGCTCCTCCTGCGCGCCCTGGATGAGGCGGATGCGGATGTTGTCGCCCGGGTAGCCCGCCATCACCGGCGTGTACGGGTCGCCGTGGATGTCCGAGCGGAACACGTTCGCCATGTCGCCCCGCGCGCCGAGCCGTTGCACGCGGCCGCTGCAGCTCAACCGGCTGCTGATGCGCAGGGGGATGGGCTCGTTGTGGTAGTTGACGGTCATCCCGCCCGGGTCCGCGGCGCTGATGGCCTCCGGCATGGGCACCGACTCGAAGTCCACGGCCCACGGCAGCTTCGTCTCCTTGTAGTTGGGCGGGTTCACCGGCTGACCGCACTCGTCGTACAGCGGCACGTAGTCCGCGAAGGCGAGCCCGAACTCACGGAAGCTGTCCGCGGGGTTGGCGGCGATGATGTCCGCGCGCCAGCTCGTCGGCCCTCCGTCCGCCACGCGCGAGCCGAAGTAGATGCCCGTGCGCGGGTCCCTCCACTTGGAGCCCTCGGGCTCGACGATGAGCGCGCCGTAGAAGCCGTGCTGTTGATGGGACGACGGGCCGAAGTGGTCGTGCGTGAAGACCGTCTCCAGCGGGTTCTTCCGGCCGGTGTTGCTCGGCAGCGGGTCCGCCCACCAGCGCTGCACGGTGGTCTGCGCGGTGCCCGGCGCGCGAGGGATGCGTGGGTGGGTGGCCGGCGCGCTCAAGTACACGCGCGCCCCCGACTCGCCCACGGTGCCGTCCGCAACGAACGCGCCGCCCGCCGCGTTGGCCAGGTGGATGCGGTGCGCCACCGTGTCCGAGGACAGCGTGCCGTCCTCGTAGTTCCAGCCGTTGCCGGCGCCGTCCGCCGCCATCACGTCGAACTTCACCAGGTGGATGTGCTGACCGATGACATCCGTGGGCGTGTAGATCTGGAAGTCGTCCGGGTTGAGGTGCGCGGGGATGATGTTGGTGGCGTAGAAGTTGATGCACTCGCCGGACGCGGCCCGGAAGAAGAAGGGCTCCGGCGCGCGCTTGCCGTCCTGGGTGGCGGCCACGTCCTCGTTGAGCACCATCAGCCGCGCCTGTGGGTCATGCCACCCGGCGCGGTTCACCCGCTGCATCGCGACCTGGAGGTACGTCGCGCGGTAGTTGCGCTTCGTCGTGCGCTCGGGGCACGGGTCCGCGAAGGGCGCGCCGGCCACGGGCTTGCGGCCGTTGATCAGGAACCGCCCGGTGCCTCCCAGCGCGGTGTAGCCGGGATAGTACCGCGCCATCTCCGCGAAGGCGGGGTCGGCGTGGAGCGGCGCCACCGTGGGTGCGACGGCGCCGGCGCTGCTGGGGAACTCGCCCGCGTGGAACGCCATGGCGGCCTTCTCCGTGGGCGTGCCGTCGTGGGGCAGCAGCTTGATGTTGAGCGCGGTGGGGTCCACGTCGAACCGCCCCGAGTTGCCATAGGCCACCGGGCCCACCGCGTTGGTGACGATGTGCCGAGGCAGGCCGCCGTCGTACTCCAGGTCCAGCGGTGCCTGCGGCGCGCGCCGGCCGGGCATGCCGGCGATGTAGAAGGGGAAGCCTGGGAACGCGGGCCGCGACATCGGGCCCGAGGGCGTGCTCACCGTCGAGGCGACGTACGTGGGCATGGGCGCCATGGCCCGCTGGGGGATGGGGATGACGGCGGGGTTGGGCGTGCCGCCGGAGATCTCCGGGTCCGGCAGTCGGCGGTCCTTGGTGCCGGCCTCGAACACGTCGTGCACGCGCCACAGCGCCCACATGCCCTGCGCGAAGTGCGGGTAGAGGTGGCAGTGGTGGATGGAGTCGCCCGCGGTGAAGTTGCGGTTGCCCGAGCCACCGAAGTTGATGTCGTAGGTGAAGGCGGAGCCGGGACCCACCGTCTGCGAGTCCAGGTAGTTCGAGTCCTCGACGCCGGGCGAGTGCTTCCACTGGTGCGCGTGCAGGTGGAAGACGTGCGTCTCCGCGGGGCCCGCGTGGATGTTGCGGATGCGCACCGGATCTCCCAGGTAGCTGTGGTGCACGTTGGAGGGGTCGTCCGGGTAGAGCGCGTTCACCGCCTTGCCGCTGGCGTCCTTCTCCACGTTCATCGCGGGGTCGCCGTTGGCCCATGATTCGAGGAAGAACTCCTCGTACTCGCAGGTGACGCAGTCCTTGGTGGGGCCGATCTTCGCGCGATTGGCGAGCAGCTCCGCGCCCAGTCCCGCGACGCCGTAGTTGACGCCGAAGCCGTCCCGGACGCTGTGGAAGGTGGGGTTCCACTCCAGCTCGTCGAACGCCTGCACCGCCTTGATTTCATCGTGGTAGATGGCGGTGAGCTCGCGGAAGTGGCCCTGGTCGATGGAGGAGCGCGTGCCCATCACCGTGCTGGAGTAGCCGGTGATGATGGCCTCCAGGTCGCCGTGGCGGATCTTGTGGTTGGCGTCGAGGATGGCCAGGTACGGGCGCCCGGTGCCGTCGAGCTTCGCGTAGTCGATGAGGGGCGTGCCGTCCGGGTTGGTGCTGGTGGTGACGGACTTGAGCACCGACGCGCTCACCTTGGAGCGGTACCAGACGCTCCCAGGCGGCTCGACGTTGACGGCGCCGAAGAGGCCCTGCGCGGTGGAGCCGCCGTCGCCCTCGCCGCCGAACGAGGCGCCCATGCTGTGGAAGAAGAAGACGCCTTCGTGGTCGGCGTACCAGTGGTAGTCCGTCTGTCCACCGGACGGGACCAGGCTGCTGGTGTTCTGACCCACCCAGGCCCCGTCCGAGTCGATGCTCCAGTACTGCAGACCCTGGATGTGGAGCGAGGCGTGGCGCGTGGCGGGGGAGTTGTCGCGGTGGTCGTTCTCCGCCTCCAGCTCCTGACCCCACCAGAACCACCGTCCGCCCACGGCCTTGTTCTGCACCAGGGATTCGACCGGGTCATACGTGGGCGTCCACACCCACGAGGGCAGGACCTTGCGCAGGAAGGAGAGGGTGGTGGAGCCCTCCGCCTTGCTCACGCCGGGTTGGGATTGATTCGCGCTCGGGATGGCGGAGCGCGTCGGCGCCAGCCAGTTGAAGAACTTCACGTGAAGGCAGTCCCCCACGTTCGCGCGCAAGGTGAGGGGGCGGGGCCGCTTGCTCGTCTTGAGCCGCGTGTTGCCGGGCCCCAGGGGCTTGCTCGGGCTGATGGGCTCCACGTCCTCCATCAGCGCGTAGATCATCCCCGTGGGATTGAACGAGCCCAGCCGGTTGTAGGTGTACACCTGGTCCAGCGCGACGACGTCCGCGTGGACCGTGCGCGCGCAGCGGGGCGCCGCGACCTTCCGCGGCGCGGGGTCCACCTGCCGCGTCTGCGCCTCCGCCATGGGCTGGTTCCCCGGCGCGCTGTCCGCCGTGGCGGAAGGGTCGCCGTCGGGCTGACAGGATAGGGTGAGGAAGGTGGTCGCCGCCAGGAGGAGCCGCCGTCGCGTGCGCTCCACCGGACCCCGGGGTGGAGGTGGTCCACCCGGGTGTTGTCGTTTCTCGCTCGAAGACACACTTCCCCCAGTATCGTCCCCCGCTGGGGGCGATCTCTGATTAAGCCGTCAGGCGTGATACTTCTGTTTCTGAGAGACTTCTCACAAACCCAGACGGTGTCTGTGTCTGGGATGTCTCACTATGGGTGCTGGCCGCCGGAAGTAAACACAGCGTGTAACCACCCGGACTCGTGGCACTCCTCGGACGTTCCAGGAGGTTGTCTGAGAAGTTTCAAAGGAACGGGGAGTGCGGGGTTGTCTTGGACGTACGCGTAATTGTTTGAATTGCTTGAATTTCCCTGGGGTAAAACACACCCCCTGGGTGGCAATTTGCTACGCCGATGTTGGAATTTTGCCAGCTCGAAGGAGGAGCGAGGGTTGTAGGCTGCAAGCCCCCCCGCTGGTCACATCTACTTCGGAGCCTCTCCTTCATGTCTTTCCGCCAATTGCTGGCGCCGCTCACGGCGCTACTCCTGGTCGTCACCGCTTGCGGCGATGATGACCCTCCCAGTCCGGTCTGTGGCAACGGTGTCGTCGAGCGCGGCGAAACCTGTGACGACGGAAACACCACCAACGGCGACGGCTGTGAGAGCTCCTGTCAGCCGACCCCGAAGCCGGATGCCGGCCCGGGCGGAGGCGACGCTGGGCCGGGCGAGCCCGACGCGGGTCCTGGTGAGACGGACGGCGGTCATGTCGAGCCTGACGCCGGTCCGGGCGAGACGGATGGCGGTCATGTGGAGCCCGACGCGGGCCCCGGTGAGACGGATGGCGGCGCGGGGACTCCCGACGCGGGTCCGGGTGAGACGGACGGCGGCTCGGGTACGCCCGACTCCGGTCCGGGTGAGACGGACGGCGGCTCGGGTACGCCCGACTCCGGTCCCGGTGAGACGGATGGCGGCTCGGGTACGCCCGACTCCGGTCCGGGTGAGACGGACGGCGGCTCGGGCACTCCCGACTCCGGTCCGGGTGAGACGGACGGCGGCTCGGGCACTCCCGATGCGGGCCCTGGCGAGACGGACGGTGGCTCGGGGACTCCTGACGCGGGTCCTGGCGAGACGGACGGCGGCTCGGGCACTCCCGATGCGGGCTCCGGTGGGACGGACGGCGGCTCGGGTACGCCTGACGCGGGTCCTGGTGGCGGCACGGTCGTGATGTGCCCCGCGGCGAACCTGCCTCCTCCTCCGACGGGGAGCTGCACGGTGTCGTCGGGTAACTCGGCGAAGCTGTTCACCGGCATCGTGTTGGCGCCGGACAAGGTCTATCACGGGGGTCAGGTGCTCGTGGACGCCACGGGTGTCATCCAGTGCGTGAGCTGTGATTGCTCGCAGGCCGCGGGCGCGGCCTCGGCCACGCAGATCACCTGCCCGCAGTCGGTGGTGTCGCCGGGCCTCATCAACGCGCACGACCACATCACCTTCCAGAAGGCGCCCTTCGCCCGGACGGACGAGAAGTACGAGCACCGTCACGACTGGCGCCAGGGCAACAACCAGCACACGCGTCTGGCCGCGGGCAACACGGCGGGCGCGGACGGCATCCGCTGGGCGGAGCTGCGCCAGGTCATCGCGGGCACCACGTCCATCGCCGGCTCCGGCGGCGCGAAGGGCCTCTTGCGCAACCTGGACGCGCCGAACACGTCCGACACGGGCACCAACCAGGAAGGCCTGGGCGCGGGCTCGGGCGCGGAGTACCAGACGTTCCCCCTGGGTGACTCGGATGGTCGCGAGCGCGCGAGCGGTTGTGATTACGCGCGCGTCGACTCGCCGTCGGTCATCCCGGCCGCCTCGGCCTACCTGCCGCACATCGCCGAGGGTATCGAGACGAGCGCTCGCAACGAGTTCCTCTGTCTCTCCGGTCAGCAGTCCGGTGGCCAGAACATCCTCAGCTCCCGCACCGCGCTGGTCCACGGCATCGGCCTGAGCGCCAGCGACATCCGGATGATGGCCACGTCGAGCACCAGCCTGGTCTGGTCGCCGCGCTCCAACATCGGCCTGTACGGCGACACCGCGGCCATCCCGCTCTACAAGTACCTGGGCGTCAACATGACGCTGGGCACCGACTGGCTGCAGTCCGGCTCCATGAACATCCTGCGCGAGCTGCGCTGCGCGGACGACCTGGACAGCGATTACTTCAATGACTCGCTCAGCGACGCGGAGACGTGGGCGCTGGTGACGGGCAACGCGGCGCACGCCTTCCAGGCGACGAACACCGGCGCGCTGGTGCCGGGCAAGGTGGCGGACGTGGCCATCTTCCGGCTCAACGGCCACGCGTCCTCTCCGCACCGCGCCGTCATCCGGGCGGAGCCCGCGGACGTGGTGCTGACGATGCGCGGCGGTAAGGCGCTCTACGGAGAGACGGCCGTCGTCTCCGCCCTGAGCGGCGCGGGCTGCGACACGCTGGACGTCTGCGGCGTCGAGCGCTCCGTGTGCCTCCAGACCGAAATCAGCATGTCGCTGTCCACGCTCCAGTCGCGCAACTCCGGCGCCTACCCGCTGTTCGCGTGCGGCGTGCCAACGGACGAGCCGACGTGCGAGCCGTCCCGCACCTCCACCAACGCGCGCTGGCCGGCCTCCGTGTCGGGCTCCACCGTGTACTCCGGTGGCCTGTCGGGCGCGGACGTCGACGGCGACGGCATCCCCGACGAGGTGGACAACTGCCCGGGCGTGTTCAACCCGGTGCGCCCGATGGACCAGGGCGTGCAGCCCGACATCGACGGCGACGGCGTGGGTGACGCGTGCGACGTGTGCCCGTTCGCGCCCGGCACCACCGAGTGCGCCCGCCCCAACCCGAACGACACCGACGGCGACGGCGTCCCGAACGCCGTGGACAACTGCCCCAACACGCCCAACCCGGACCAGGCGGACTCGGATGGCGACGGCAAGGGCGACGCGTGCGACCTCTGCCCGACGCCCAACCCGGGTGACGCGGCCTGCTCGCTGTCCATCTACACGGTGAAGCAGCCGGGGCCGGGTGGAACGTCTCCGTGGGTGGGCATGCGCGTGGCGCTCTCCAACGTCACCGTGACGGGCGTGGGCTCCACGGGCTTCTTCGTGCAGGTCAACCCGCTGGACCAGGGCTACCAGGGTCCGGACTACTCCGGTGCCTTCGTCTTCACCCGCACGGCGCCGCCGAGCGCGGTGGTGGCCGGCTCGCGCGTGAATGTCGACGCGACGGTGGCCAACTACTTCGGCCAGCTGCAGCTGGCCTCGCCCACGGTGGAGGTCCTCACCCAGGGCAACACGCTGCCGCCTCCGCAGCAGGTGACGTCCGTCGAGGTGGCCACGAACGGCTCGCGCGCCACGCCGCTGGAGGGTGTGCTGGTGCGCGTGTCGCAGGTGCAGGTGACCAACACCGCGCCCGCCCCGGGCGGCGGCGACACCGCGCCCACCGGTGAGTTCGAGGTGGACGGCGCGCTGCGCATCAACGACTACCTGTTCTCGTTCCCGCTGCCGGCGCTGGGAGATCGCTACTTCTCCATCACCGGCGTGCTGGAGCTGCGCAACGACCACTCGAAGATCGAGCCGCGCTCCGCCGCGGACCTCGTGCCCGCGAGCACGGGCGAGGTGTCGCTGGCCTCGCTGGCGCCCACGGGCGTCTTCGTGCGCTCGGGTGTCAACGGCCCGACGTTCCCGGAGCCGCTGACGGTGACGCTCACCGGGCCGGTGACGGTGAACACGGTGGTGACGGTGGCGTCGTCCAGCCCCGCCGTCTCCGTGGTGGGTGGCCAGGTCGTGATTCCCGCGGGCGAGCGCTCCGCGGTGGTCCTCCTGAACACCGACTCGGCGTTGGACCCGGACGCGAAGAAGGCCACCCTCACGGCCACGCTGGGCACGGTGTCCCGCGATGCCACGGTGACGGTGCTGGCGGTGGACCAGCCGGCGGCGCTCGAGCAGCTGTCTCCCGAGCTCGTCGTGGTGACCGGCGGCGGGACGGCGACGCTCACGGTGACGCTGGATGTGCCTCCGTCGGTGGACACGGTGGTGAACCTGTCGGTGCAGCCGTCCAGCCTGGGCGCGGTGCCGGCCCAGGTGGTGGTGCGCGCCGACACGCTGTCCGCGAAGTTCGACCTCACGGCGGCCAACGTCAGCGGCCAGGGCCAGGTGGTGGCGAGCCTGGGCGGTGAGTCCGTGTCCGCGCAGCTGCGCGTCACGGAGCAGCCCACGGGCGCCAACCACGTGGTCATCAGCGAGACGGCCCCGGCGGGCCCGGGCGGCGCGAACGACGAGTTCGTCGAGCTGTTCAACCCGACGACCAGCCCGGTGAACCTGTCCGGCTGGAAGCTCCAGTACAAGAGCGCGACGGGGACCACGTACCTGTCCTTCACGCTGCCCGCAGGCTCGGTCATCCAGCCCCGGAGCTTCTTCCTGCTGACGCACTCCGGCTACGGCGGGGCGACGGCGGGTGACGTGAGCTGGGGGACCGTGTTCTCCATGTCCGCCAGCCGCACCGGCGGCGGCAACCTGCGCATCGGCGGACCGGGACTGGGCACCAACATGAACGACCCGGCCACGGTGGATGCCTTCGCCTACGGCACCGGCAATGCGCCCGAGGGCACCGCCTTCCCGAGCATCCCCGCGGAGGCCGGCTCCTACGAGCGCAAGGCGAAGATCTCCTCGACGGCGGCCACCATGGAGGGTGGTGGCGTGGACGAGGCGGCGGGCAACGGGTATGACTCGGACGACAACGCGTCCGACTTCATCCTCCGCACCCAGCGCCAGCCCCAGACCACCGCCAACGCCGCGGAGTAGTTGACTCGGGCCTTCCGGCCCCTACCGGGTCCATCAACCGGTAGGGGCTGGAAAACCCGACGCAGCCGGGCCATAAGCGTTCCCGTGCGAGTCGTCTCATGGAACGTGAATGGGCTGCGCTCGGCCCACACCAAGGGCTTCCTGCCCTGGCTGTCGAGCGCCCGGGCGCAGGTGGTGGCGTTGCAGGAGGTGCGCGCGCGCCCCGAGCAGCTGCCCAATGAGGTTCGTGCTCCGGCCCGGTGGAAGACGCACTTCTCGGCCGCGGAGCGTCCTGGCTACAGCGGGGTGGGGCTGTTCTCCCGCGACGAGCCGGACCTGGTGGA includes:
- a CDS encoding copper oxidase, which codes for MAEAQTRQVDPAPRKVAAPRCARTVHADVVALDQVYTYNRLGSFNPTGMIYALMEDVEPISPSKPLGPGNTRLKTSKRPRPLTLRANVGDCLHVKFFNWLAPTRSAIPSANQSQPGVSKAEGSTTLSFLRKVLPSWVWTPTYDPVESLVQNKAVGGRWFWWGQELEAENDHRDNSPATRHASLHIQGLQYWSIDSDGAWVGQNTSSLVPSGGQTDYHWYADHEGVFFFHSMGASFGGEGDGGSTAQGLFGAVNVEPPGSVWYRSKVSASVLKSVTTSTNPDGTPLIDYAKLDGTGRPYLAILDANHKIRHGDLEAIITGYSSTVMGTRSSIDQGHFRELTAIYHDEIKAVQAFDELEWNPTFHSVRDGFGVNYGVAGLGAELLANRAKIGPTKDCVTCEYEEFFLESWANGDPAMNVEKDASGKAVNALYPDDPSNVHHSYLGDPVRIRNIHAGPAETHVFHLHAHQWKHSPGVEDSNYLDSQTVGPGSAFTYDINFGGSGNRNFTAGDSIHHCHLYPHFAQGMWALWRVHDVFEAGTKDRRLPDPEISGGTPNPAVIPIPQRAMAPMPTYVASTVSTPSGPMSRPAFPGFPFYIAGMPGRRAPQAPLDLEYDGGLPRHIVTNAVGPVAYGNSGRFDVDPTALNIKLLPHDGTPTEKAAMAFHAGEFPSSAGAVAPTVAPLHADPAFAEMARYYPGYTALGGTGRFLINGRKPVAGAPFADPCPERTTKRNYRATYLQVAMQRVNRAGWHDPQARLMVLNEDVAATQDGKRAPEPFFFRAASGECINFYATNIIPAHLNPDDFQIYTPTDVIGQHIHLVKFDVMAADGAGNGWNYEDGTLSSDTVAHRIHLANAAGGAFVADGTVGESGARVYLSAPATHPRIPRAPGTAQTTVQRWWADPLPSNTGRKNPLETVFTHDHFGPSSHQQHGFYGALIVEPEGSKWRDPRTGIYFGSRVADGGPTSWRADIIAANPADSFREFGLAFADYVPLYDECGQPVNPPNYKETKLPWAVDFESVPMPEAISAADPGGMTVNYHNEPIPLRISSRLSCSGRVQRLGARGDMANVFRSDIHGDPYTPVMAGYPGDNIRIRLIQGAQEEQHSFTLHGNKWLKEMYDPDSGYYNAQAIGISEHFEFNLTGGLPQIIGPYETADYMYMSASTGDLWNGLWGILRTYKHRQRGLRSLADVAMLAADENPKLQIFTTRGAAEPQAQAYPPMELLDLPEEAGLEVMDPEKERDSVQDSYEVDEEGKPVKPRLVEHVMADRDGMMRIDKDLVLKYEELGWFGIKPVKTDSCPKGAPVRLYRVSAIDAKTWLYGKRLVYNDLHKIYDPDAIIFAQDAHLPALKNGTRKPEPLILRARAGECVQVVLTNRLPSGSLSKLDTWAHHAAITPYFNVNQVRMSNHVSLHPQLVNYDVNVDDGANVGLNAVQTVPPGGVRTYRWFAGEFKSSPFGFPFPFGRRTPMELGIVNLRNMADVVNHGMHGAIGALIIEPTNAYWMTDPGTEAQAYVSHTLPDGTQETFRELVALLQDDLGLHSDDSTFWDTDGLESGTALRNTAGIDDSQDTGQKAFNYRTEPLWARLGVPPQTSPEAINDFDLHHILASSVHLDPATPLFRAKPGDPLRWRFGHPSGHSRQHALSVHGAEWRRNPWRAGSQSRVMGPNASSPIISTQGGASVMQSYTMIPEYGAGGITQSTGDYLYRDHSSFLWSGGGLWGVLRVE
- a CDS encoding lamin tail domain-containing protein: MSFRQLLAPLTALLLVVTACGDDDPPSPVCGNGVVERGETCDDGNTTNGDGCESSCQPTPKPDAGPGGGDAGPGEPDAGPGETDGGHVEPDAGPGETDGGHVEPDAGPGETDGGAGTPDAGPGETDGGSGTPDSGPGETDGGSGTPDSGPGETDGGSGTPDSGPGETDGGSGTPDSGPGETDGGSGTPDAGPGETDGGSGTPDAGPGETDGGSGTPDAGSGGTDGGSGTPDAGPGGGTVVMCPAANLPPPPTGSCTVSSGNSAKLFTGIVLAPDKVYHGGQVLVDATGVIQCVSCDCSQAAGAASATQITCPQSVVSPGLINAHDHITFQKAPFARTDEKYEHRHDWRQGNNQHTRLAAGNTAGADGIRWAELRQVIAGTTSIAGSGGAKGLLRNLDAPNTSDTGTNQEGLGAGSGAEYQTFPLGDSDGRERASGCDYARVDSPSVIPAASAYLPHIAEGIETSARNEFLCLSGQQSGGQNILSSRTALVHGIGLSASDIRMMATSSTSLVWSPRSNIGLYGDTAAIPLYKYLGVNMTLGTDWLQSGSMNILRELRCADDLDSDYFNDSLSDAETWALVTGNAAHAFQATNTGALVPGKVADVAIFRLNGHASSPHRAVIRAEPADVVLTMRGGKALYGETAVVSALSGAGCDTLDVCGVERSVCLQTEISMSLSTLQSRNSGAYPLFACGVPTDEPTCEPSRTSTNARWPASVSGSTVYSGGLSGADVDGDGIPDEVDNCPGVFNPVRPMDQGVQPDIDGDGVGDACDVCPFAPGTTECARPNPNDTDGDGVPNAVDNCPNTPNPDQADSDGDGKGDACDLCPTPNPGDAACSLSIYTVKQPGPGGTSPWVGMRVALSNVTVTGVGSTGFFVQVNPLDQGYQGPDYSGAFVFTRTAPPSAVVAGSRVNVDATVANYFGQLQLASPTVEVLTQGNTLPPPQQVTSVEVATNGSRATPLEGVLVRVSQVQVTNTAPAPGGGDTAPTGEFEVDGALRINDYLFSFPLPALGDRYFSITGVLELRNDHSKIEPRSAADLVPASTGEVSLASLAPTGVFVRSGVNGPTFPEPLTVTLTGPVTVNTVVTVASSSPAVSVVGGQVVIPAGERSAVVLLNTDSALDPDAKKATLTATLGTVSRDATVTVLAVDQPAALEQLSPELVVVTGGGTATLTVTLDVPPSVDTVVNLSVQPSSLGAVPAQVVVRADTLSAKFDLTAANVSGQGQVVASLGGESVSAQLRVTEQPTGANHVVISETAPAGPGGANDEFVELFNPTTSPVNLSGWKLQYKSATGTTYLSFTLPAGSVIQPRSFFLLTHSGYGGATAGDVSWGTVFSMSASRTGGGNLRIGGPGLGTNMNDPATVDAFAYGTGNAPEGTAFPSIPAEAGSYERKAKISSTAATMEGGGVDEAAGNGYDSDDNASDFILRTQRQPQTTANAAE